The stretch of DNA ACGtgaagggggatgagagggggttggggatgggggagtttgagagggggaggggatgagagggggtgggggggggatggaagaGGGGCAGAGGGTGGGGGTCCGGGATCTCAGTCCTTCATCCGCCTCTGTTTCTGAATCTCCGACAGTCCGTGAGTCGGGCAGCCCCGCGATGATCATCGCGCTCGTTGTTGTGGCGGCGGTGCTGGCGGTGGGGCGCGGCCGTGGGGGGAGTCCTGTACTGGAAGAAGAGACAAggtaggagtggggagagacagggctgctccccccccccccccagcccag from Rhinoraja longicauda isolate Sanriku21f unplaced genomic scaffold, sRhiLon1.1 Scf002941, whole genome shotgun sequence encodes:
- the LOC144591899 gene encoding uncharacterized protein LOC144591899, with amino-acid sequence MEEGQRVGVRDLSPSSASVSESPTVRESGSPAMIIALVVVAAVLAVGRGRGGSPVLEEETSGEERLRSHPDLGARGKLINILCSSLRAAVSRRRSRSVGGERDKFAGFLLWGGGAGTVIVG